One genomic region from Bacillus sp. SLBN-46 encodes:
- a CDS encoding PH domain-containing protein: MFGKVAADILGLSDVGSVIKPENYDKVDADDYVMHEDNEKIYFLIKSKSDEYCFTNNALIHLDGTSATSKKRMLHRYSFATNQISDVKLETAGTVDLDVEIKFKIGSQPFSIDIHKKHIEEVKDLYKALIKIAEISHENEISLQFAKQSLDVASTTLGRITSPDSNLVVQFKMLNQAAFQWLEDSKKQYCVKDFGFVFEKYINN; encoded by the coding sequence ATGTTTGGAAAAGTAGCTGCTGATATTTTAGGATTAAGTGATGTTGGTTCTGTTATTAAACCAGAGAATTATGATAAGGTTGATGCTGATGATTATGTTATGCACGAAGATAATGAGAAGATTTATTTTCTAATTAAATCAAAATCGGATGAATATTGTTTTACAAATAACGCCCTAATTCACCTTGATGGTACAAGTGCTACAAGCAAGAAGCGTATGCTGCATCGATATAGCTTTGCAACCAATCAAATTTCTGATGTTAAACTTGAAACAGCTGGGACTGTAGACCTTGATGTTGAAATTAAGTTTAAAATTGGCTCACAGCCTTTCTCAATTGACATTCATAAGAAGCATATTGAGGAAGTGAAAGATTTATATAAAGCTTTGATAAAAATTGCTGAAATATCTCATGAAAATGAAATTAGTCTTCAATTTGCCAAACAAAGCCTTGATGTTGCCTCTACTACTCTAGGTCGAATAACCAGTCCAGATAGCAATTTAGTTGTTCAATTTAAAATGCTGAACCAAGCAGCTTTTCAATGGTTAGAAGATAGTAAAAAACAGTATTGTGTGAAAGATTTTGGTTTTGTATTTGAAAAATACATTAATAATTGA
- a CDS encoding YitT family protein, which translates to MRIFGLITGSLIVVLAFNLFLIPHEVLSSGLSGISMIVGMVTPLNTGLANFLLNFPLLVIGYKMLGKKFIMNSIFSVLIISVGLYVIPVYEIANDRILSSIFGGALTGLGVGIVFRSSGSTGGFDIIGMIVSRKKDFPIGALLSGMNAVVILISGFMFNWDAALNTLVSIFVTGKVVDAIYTDHAKLTIMIITDKGEEMRSHLLTNLYRGLTIMDGVGGYSNNKRNVLITVISRYELNEIKNLIVEVDPTAFVNITETIEVMGLFHRPSPS; encoded by the coding sequence ATGCGGATTTTTGGACTTATTACGGGATCACTAATTGTTGTACTAGCCTTTAACCTTTTTTTAATACCTCACGAAGTGTTAAGCAGTGGACTGAGTGGGATTTCCATGATAGTAGGTATGGTTACACCACTAAATACTGGGTTAGCAAATTTCCTTTTGAATTTTCCGTTACTGGTTATTGGGTACAAAATGTTAGGCAAAAAATTTATTATGAACTCGATCTTTTCAGTGCTCATCATATCAGTTGGGCTCTATGTAATACCTGTCTATGAAATTGCAAATGATAGGATTTTGTCTTCCATTTTTGGCGGCGCTTTAACAGGTCTTGGGGTGGGTATTGTCTTCCGAAGTTCTGGTTCTACAGGTGGCTTTGATATTATTGGTATGATTGTTTCGAGAAAAAAGGACTTTCCAATAGGTGCACTTCTATCAGGTATGAACGCAGTTGTTATTTTGATAAGTGGATTTATGTTTAACTGGGATGCTGCACTGAATACCTTAGTATCTATTTTTGTAACAGGTAAAGTAGTTGATGCCATCTATACAGACCATGCTAAGCTAACGATAATGATCATCACAGATAAAGGTGAAGAGATGAGATCACATCTGTTAACCAATCTGTACCGAGGATTGACAATTATGGATGGAGTTGGAGGCTACTCTAATAATAAACGAAATGTATTAATAACAGTGATCTCACGATATGAACTGAATGAAATTAAAAATCTCATTGTTGAAGTAGATCCTACAGCATTCGTCAATATAACTGAAACGATAGAAGTAATGGGACTGTTTCATCGTCCTAGTCCCTCATAA
- a CDS encoding amino acid permease translates to MAFFIPNSFSKKKKENKKGVKIMQTAKVLKENEYNGDLSPKKEPSELRRSLKSRHLTMISLGGTIGTGLFLASGGAIHSAGPGGAILSYIIIGLMVYFLMQGLAEMGAYMPVAGSFSTYATKFVDPSLGFALGWNYWYNWAITIAAELAAVTMIMKFWFPQTPSFIWSGIFLVIMFLLNYLSVKGFGEAEYWFSLIKVVTVIVFIIIGTLMIFGIMGDEAIGFKNFTVGDAPFHGGFMAMLGIFMAAGFSFQGTELLGVAAGETEDPKKAIPRAVKQVFWRILLFYVLAILVIGLLIPFTNENLANGDVTVSPFTLVFQKAGIAFAASVMNAVILTAVLSAGNSGMYASTRMLWDLAREGKAPKFLGKLNKNGVPVNALFATTLVGTLAFLASFFGDGTVYVWLLNASGMSGFIAWLGIAICHYRFRKAFIAQGKDLSLLPYKSKFFPFGPIFAFAVCGFVVLGQNYSAFIGSTIDWNGVLVSYIGLPLFLILWLGYKFTKKTKVIPLDKCDLSN, encoded by the coding sequence ATGGCATTTTTTATTCCAAACTCCTTCTCGAAAAAAAAGAAAGAAAACAAAAAAGGAGTAAAGATAATGCAAACAGCAAAAGTATTAAAAGAAAATGAATATAATGGTGATTTATCACCTAAAAAAGAACCCTCAGAGTTAAGACGAAGCCTTAAATCTCGTCACCTTACCATGATTTCTCTTGGAGGAACAATTGGTACAGGTTTATTCCTTGCCAGTGGCGGGGCCATACATTCTGCAGGACCAGGCGGAGCTATTCTCTCCTATATTATTATTGGTCTAATGGTTTACTTTTTGATGCAGGGGTTAGCAGAGATGGGAGCCTATATGCCCGTTGCTGGAAGCTTTAGTACGTATGCAACTAAATTCGTCGATCCTTCCTTAGGTTTTGCACTAGGTTGGAATTACTGGTATAACTGGGCAATTACCATTGCAGCCGAGTTAGCAGCTGTTACGATGATCATGAAATTTTGGTTCCCACAAACACCATCCTTCATTTGGAGTGGAATCTTTTTAGTCATCATGTTTCTATTAAATTATCTTTCTGTTAAAGGATTTGGTGAAGCAGAATACTGGTTTTCATTAATAAAGGTAGTAACGGTTATTGTCTTTATCATAATTGGTACACTAATGATTTTCGGTATAATGGGAGATGAAGCAATCGGCTTCAAAAATTTCACAGTTGGTGACGCTCCTTTCCATGGTGGTTTCATGGCAATGCTAGGAATTTTTATGGCAGCTGGCTTCTCCTTCCAAGGAACAGAGCTTTTAGGTGTTGCTGCTGGTGAGACGGAGGATCCAAAGAAAGCTATTCCACGAGCAGTGAAACAAGTATTTTGGCGCATTCTTTTATTTTATGTACTAGCTATTTTAGTAATCGGACTTCTTATCCCTTTTACAAATGAAAATTTAGCAAATGGCGATGTTACGGTTAGTCCCTTTACTCTTGTCTTTCAAAAGGCAGGAATTGCTTTTGCTGCTTCAGTAATGAACGCGGTTATCTTAACAGCAGTTTTATCTGCTGGTAATTCTGGTATGTACGCTTCTACCCGAATGCTCTGGGACTTAGCACGTGAAGGAAAAGCTCCCAAGTTTCTAGGGAAACTAAATAAAAATGGTGTACCTGTCAATGCTCTATTTGCAACAACTTTAGTCGGTACTCTGGCCTTTCTTGCCTCTTTCTTCGGAGATGGCACGGTTTATGTCTGGTTATTAAATGCTTCAGGTATGTCCGGCTTTATTGCTTGGCTTGGAATTGCAATCTGTCACTATCGATTCAGAAAAGCCTTTATAGCGCAAGGAAAGGATTTAAGTTTATTACCATATAAATCAAAATTTTTCCCTTTCGGTCCTATTTTCGCTTTTGCTGTCTGCGGATTTGTTGTTTTAGGACAAAACTATTCAGCCTTTATTGGAAGCACTATCGATTGGAATGGTGTGTTGGTCTCTTATATTGGATTACCGCTTTTCCTTATCTTATGGTTGGGATACAAATTTACAAAGAAAACTAAAGTAATTCCTTTAGATAAATGTGATTTGTCTAACTAA